One stretch of Paenibacillus sp. FSL R5-0341 DNA includes these proteins:
- the rhaA gene encoding L-rhamnose isomerase, translated as MDNQVKQAYEAAKALYAQHGIDTDEVLNKLAEIKVSVHCWQGDDVKGFLNKDGELTGGISVTGQYPGAATTPAELRNDLEQAFALIPGKHKVNLHAIYTDTDEKVELDRIEPKHYENWVKWAKEQGLGLDFNPTCFSHEKSSDGFTLSHPDPEIRKFWIDHCKASRRIGAYFGEQLGQTCVTNVWVPDGFKDNPVDRLTPRKRLKESLDEVFGEPLNPEHNLDAVESKLFGLGSEAYVVGSHEFYMGYGLQNDTLICLDAGHFHPTEVISNKLSSLSLFTSGILLHVSRPMRWDSDHVVIMDDELLEIARELVRHDLLGTTHIGLDFFDASINRVAAWVVGTRNTIKALLRAMLEPVDALKQAELDGDYTLRLALTEEFKSYPFGAIWDYYCAQQGVPVREKWITDIKTYEQDVLLQRDKSLV; from the coding sequence ATGGATAACCAAGTCAAGCAAGCGTATGAAGCAGCCAAGGCATTGTATGCCCAGCACGGAATTGATACGGACGAGGTACTGAACAAACTCGCGGAGATCAAAGTATCTGTACACTGTTGGCAAGGCGACGATGTTAAAGGCTTCCTGAACAAAGATGGAGAGTTAACAGGTGGTATTTCCGTGACAGGTCAGTATCCGGGGGCTGCAACCACGCCTGCTGAACTTCGCAACGATTTGGAGCAAGCTTTCGCTCTGATTCCCGGTAAACATAAGGTCAATCTGCATGCGATCTACACGGATACAGACGAGAAGGTTGAGCTGGATCGGATTGAGCCGAAGCATTATGAGAACTGGGTGAAATGGGCCAAAGAACAAGGACTCGGTCTGGACTTTAACCCAACGTGTTTTTCCCATGAAAAATCAAGTGACGGGTTCACGCTCAGTCATCCGGACCCTGAGATTCGCAAGTTCTGGATTGATCACTGCAAGGCGTCTCGCCGGATTGGCGCTTACTTCGGCGAACAGCTTGGTCAGACTTGTGTAACCAATGTATGGGTGCCAGACGGATTCAAGGATAATCCGGTTGACCGGTTGACACCACGCAAGCGTCTCAAGGAATCGCTGGATGAAGTATTCGGCGAACCACTTAACCCGGAGCACAACCTGGACGCGGTAGAGAGTAAGCTGTTTGGTCTCGGTTCGGAGGCTTATGTGGTGGGTTCTCATGAGTTCTATATGGGTTACGGATTGCAAAATGATACGTTAATCTGCCTGGATGCGGGTCATTTTCATCCTACAGAGGTTATCTCCAATAAACTGTCGTCCCTATCTTTGTTTACTAGCGGCATTCTGCTTCACGTAAGCCGCCCGATGCGCTGGGACAGTGACCACGTCGTAATCATGGACGATGAGTTACTGGAAATTGCCCGTGAACTGGTTCGACATGATCTGCTTGGGACCACACATATTGGATTGGATTTCTTTGATGCAAGTATTAACCGTGTAGCTGCATGGGTTGTGGGTACACGTAATACGATCAAAGCCCTTCTGCGTGCGATGCTGGAACCGGTGGATGCCTTGAAACAAGCTGAGTTGGACGGAGATTACACCCTGCGTCTCGCGTTAACGGAAGAGTTCAAATCCTATCCGTTTGGCGCGATCTGGGACTACTATTGTGCTCAGCAAGGCGTTCCAGTTCGTGAAAAGTGGATCACCGATATCAAAACCTATGAACAAGACGTATTGCTACAGCGTGATAAATCATTGGTGTAA
- a CDS encoding ribonuclease J, translating to MSRRGGLLELNLAHNKLYIAALGGVNEIGKNMYFIQYNQDIIVIDCGSKFPDETLPGIDLIIPDVAYLLENLDKVRGLVVTHGHEDHIGGIPYLLKQMNIPVYASRLTRGLIELKLKEHGLLRQADLHTIDAHSSITLGGIEVSFFATSHSIPDCLGIFFQTPVGNVVHTGDFKFDMSPVHGPFPDLHRMAEIGKQGVHILLSESTNAERPGFTPSERIVGDHILDAFIRAKQKVFISTFASNVSRVQQIVNAAFETGRKLALLGRSMVNVVSVASELGYLQVPDGLLIEAIDSDQFPPEQVVVLCTGSQGEAMAALSRLASGKHPHVRINAGDTVIIAAGAIPGNERNLAHVIDNLYVLGARVIYGSSGAAGMHVSGHGSQEELKLMLTLMKPDYLIPIHGEFRMLYQHRLLAESVGIERDHVFIVNNGDMVQYKDGTASLGPKIASGNSLVDGLIMGDVGNIVLRDRRQLSSDGMLVIVTTLSKTEKQMVTSPEIISRGFVFVKDSEEFMHEIHELVLNRMGELTGAGVNQWNVIKRKLKDEIGHYIYAQTKRRPMILPIIIEV from the coding sequence ATGTCACGCAGAGGAGGATTACTAGAGTTGAATCTAGCCCACAACAAACTGTATATTGCTGCACTTGGCGGCGTGAATGAAATAGGGAAGAATATGTATTTCATCCAGTACAATCAGGACATCATCGTGATTGACTGTGGTTCGAAGTTCCCCGATGAAACCTTGCCGGGGATTGATCTGATCATTCCGGATGTAGCGTATCTGTTGGAGAATCTGGATAAAGTAAGGGGTCTGGTGGTCACCCACGGACACGAGGATCATATCGGTGGCATTCCCTATCTGTTAAAACAAATGAACATCCCGGTGTATGCATCCAGGCTTACGCGCGGGCTGATCGAACTTAAACTGAAAGAGCATGGGCTGCTGCGCCAGGCGGACCTGCACACGATCGATGCTCATTCCAGCATTACGCTGGGAGGGATCGAAGTTTCCTTTTTCGCAACGAGTCATAGTATTCCGGATTGTCTTGGAATCTTCTTTCAGACCCCAGTCGGCAATGTCGTGCACACGGGAGATTTCAAATTCGACATGTCACCTGTGCATGGACCTTTCCCAGATCTGCACCGCATGGCCGAGATCGGCAAGCAGGGCGTTCATATATTGCTCTCCGAGAGTACCAATGCAGAAAGACCCGGATTTACACCTTCCGAGCGTATTGTGGGAGACCACATTCTGGATGCCTTTATTCGTGCAAAACAAAAAGTATTTATCTCCACCTTTGCATCAAATGTCAGCAGGGTACAGCAGATTGTGAATGCAGCATTCGAGACGGGGCGCAAACTGGCACTGTTGGGCAGAAGCATGGTGAATGTGGTATCGGTCGCCAGTGAATTGGGGTATTTGCAAGTTCCTGACGGATTGCTGATTGAAGCCATCGATTCAGATCAGTTTCCACCTGAACAAGTCGTTGTCTTATGTACCGGTAGTCAGGGGGAAGCCATGGCAGCATTGTCACGTTTGGCATCCGGTAAACATCCTCACGTAAGAATTAACGCCGGGGATACGGTTATTATTGCTGCCGGAGCCATTCCGGGCAATGAACGAAATCTTGCACATGTAATTGATAACCTCTATGTTCTCGGAGCACGTGTGATATATGGTTCAAGTGGTGCAGCAGGAATGCATGTCTCCGGACACGGCAGTCAGGAAGAACTCAAATTGATGCTGACCCTGATGAAGCCGGATTATCTGATTCCGATCCACGGTGAGTTTCGCATGTTGTATCAACACAGACTGCTTGCTGAATCCGTAGGTATAGAGCGTGATCATGTGTTTATCGTGAACAATGGGGATATGGTCCAGTACAAAGACGGAACTGCTTCTCTGGGTCCCAAAATTGCGTCGGGCAACAGCCTCGTAGACGGTCTGATCATGGGCGATGTCGGCAATATTGTACTGCGTGATCGCAGGCAACTGTCATCCGATGGCATGCTGGTCATTGTGACTACACTGAGCAAAACGGAGAAACAGATGGTCACGTCACCCGAAATTATCTCCAGAGGTTTTGTGTTCGTCAAAGACTCGGAAGAATTCATGCATGAGATTCATGAGCTGGTTCTGAACCGGATGGGTGAGTTGACCGGGGCTGGTGTGAATCAGTGGAATGTGATCAAAAGGAAGCTGAAAGACGAGATCGGTCACTACATTTACGCTCAAACCAAAAGAAGACCTATGATCTTGCCTATTATTATTGAAGTCTGA
- a CDS encoding LacI family DNA-binding transcriptional regulator, translated as MNKTISDIAQMAGVAKSTVSRFLNGGSVSEDTRQKIERIIKQYNYVPNTFAQSLKAKKTSIIGTVVPRLDSFATSQTLIGIDEELRSNQYQMLIANTSQDMQREIDAIYDFARQKVSGIILLAAEVTEAHLKAVEDIGIPVLLVGQQHEQIHSLVHNDDQAGYEMGKYVVGQGHRKIVYMGVSEKDQAVGIHRKQGFQRAIAECGDCEVKYYETSFKMSEAIITAEAILKEITPTIIVGATDNIALGVMKIAFSNKIRIPQELSVTGFGGYDITEMIHPTLTTVKYHYLQAGKVAANHIIRLVKGESVEERTTLDVELIPRESVDKI; from the coding sequence ATGAATAAAACGATTTCTGATATCGCTCAGATGGCAGGTGTGGCGAAGAGCACGGTCTCTCGCTTCCTGAATGGCGGATCTGTAAGTGAAGATACACGCCAGAAGATTGAGCGTATTATCAAACAATACAATTATGTTCCCAATACATTTGCACAGAGTCTGAAGGCTAAGAAGACCAGTATTATCGGTACGGTTGTGCCACGTCTTGATTCTTTTGCAACATCACAGACATTGATTGGAATTGATGAAGAACTGCGGAGTAATCAGTATCAGATGCTGATCGCGAATACGAGTCAGGACATGCAGCGCGAGATAGACGCCATCTATGATTTTGCAAGACAAAAGGTGTCGGGTATTATTCTGCTAGCTGCTGAAGTAACTGAAGCACATCTGAAAGCAGTTGAGGATATAGGTATTCCGGTGTTACTGGTGGGGCAGCAGCATGAGCAAATACATAGTCTGGTTCACAATGATGATCAGGCCGGTTATGAGATGGGCAAATATGTTGTAGGACAGGGTCACCGCAAGATTGTGTATATGGGGGTTAGCGAGAAGGATCAGGCAGTAGGTATCCATCGCAAACAGGGTTTTCAACGAGCAATCGCCGAGTGTGGTGATTGTGAAGTGAAGTATTATGAGACGAGCTTCAAGATGTCAGAAGCCATCATTACCGCTGAGGCTATACTGAAAGAGATCACACCAACGATCATTGTAGGGGCTACGGATAATATCGCACTGGGTGTGATGAAGATCGCATTTTCCAATAAAATTCGCATACCGCAAGAATTATCTGTTACCGGATTTGGCGGATATGATATTACGGAGATGATTCATCCCACGCTGACGACGGTGAAATATCATTATTTGCAGGCAGGCAAAGTAGCGGCGAATCACATTATACGACTGGTCAAAGGCGAATCGGTGGAAGAACGAACAACACTTGATGTAGAACTTATTCCTCGAGAAAGCGTTGACAAAATATAA
- a CDS encoding sucrose-6-phosphate hydrolase, whose translation MKMTREQRYRRIEQAEPGEIAKLEARISECPWRQSYHIQPITGLLNDPNGFAYYQGYYHLFYQWFPLGTEHGMKYWYHTRSKNLVNWENVGIGIEPGDPYDSHGAYSGSAIEKDGKLHLLYTGNTRDEAWVRHPYQCLAVMDESGSVSKRNHPVISSVPQGYTEHFRDPKVWQEGDTYYCVIGAQRTDETGCTVLYRSTDLKNWEFLGEIRTQLTSFGYMWECPDYMEMDGKGVLVFSPQGLDATGDHYQNIFQSGYLIGDPLNLQTREFNHGEFQELDRGFDFYAPQTMQGQDGRRILVGWMGLPDLEYPTDDSGWAHCLTIPRQLSFRDGKLIQQPVAEMVQLRLQEEGTHIHATIDNESRSFAGFEGIAYELKCEISHVVAEVVGIEFRANGTEKTVLLYDRIQQKVVLDRTMSGTKLAEKNGVVRRCTFTADVIKFHLFVDSSSVEIFVNDGEEVFTSRIFPSRDSVDIRFFAHGGKADFESTQWDY comes from the coding sequence ATGAAAATGACTAGAGAGCAACGCTACAGACGAATTGAGCAAGCGGAGCCTGGAGAGATTGCGAAGCTTGAAGCACGGATATCCGAATGTCCTTGGCGACAGAGTTATCACATTCAGCCGATAACAGGTCTGCTTAATGATCCTAACGGCTTTGCATATTATCAAGGCTATTATCATCTGTTCTATCAGTGGTTTCCACTTGGAACAGAACACGGTATGAAATACTGGTATCATACCCGCTCGAAGAATCTGGTGAACTGGGAAAATGTCGGCATTGGAATCGAACCGGGTGACCCATATGACTCGCACGGAGCTTATTCCGGAAGCGCGATTGAAAAAGACGGCAAACTGCACTTACTGTACACAGGCAATACAAGGGATGAGGCTTGGGTTAGACATCCGTATCAATGCTTGGCAGTCATGGATGAAAGCGGTTCAGTAAGCAAGCGGAATCATCCGGTCATCTCTTCGGTTCCACAGGGATACACGGAACACTTCAGAGATCCCAAAGTGTGGCAAGAAGGAGACACGTATTATTGTGTAATCGGAGCGCAGCGAACAGATGAGACGGGATGTACGGTGCTGTATCGCTCAACAGATTTGAAAAACTGGGAGTTTCTTGGTGAAATTCGTACGCAGTTAACCTCCTTTGGTTACATGTGGGAGTGCCCCGATTATATGGAGATGGACGGGAAAGGTGTGCTTGTCTTTTCCCCACAAGGCTTAGATGCCACTGGAGATCATTATCAGAATATTTTTCAATCCGGTTATCTGATCGGTGACCCACTGAATCTACAGACGAGAGAGTTCAATCATGGTGAATTTCAGGAACTGGATCGTGGATTTGACTTCTATGCTCCGCAGACGATGCAAGGCCAGGACGGAAGACGTATTCTGGTTGGATGGATGGGACTTCCCGATCTGGAATATCCGACAGATGATAGTGGTTGGGCTCATTGTCTGACCATTCCTCGGCAGTTGTCATTCCGAGACGGCAAGTTAATCCAACAACCTGTTGCAGAGATGGTGCAATTGCGCCTGCAAGAGGAAGGGACTCATATTCACGCAACGATTGACAATGAGAGCCGATCCTTCGCTGGTTTTGAGGGGATTGCCTATGAGCTGAAATGTGAGATAAGCCATGTAGTTGCAGAGGTTGTAGGCATCGAATTCCGGGCAAATGGAACTGAAAAAACGGTTCTTCTGTATGACCGAATTCAGCAGAAAGTTGTCCTGGATCGGACGATGTCTGGTACTAAATTGGCAGAGAAGAACGGCGTTGTACGACGGTGCACGTTTACTGCGGACGTGATTAAGTTCCATCTGTTCGTAGATTCTTCTTCGGTCGAGATTTTTGTGAACGATGGGGAAGAGGTCTTTACCAGCCGAATTTTCCCAAGCCGGGACAGCGTGGATATTCGTTTCTTTGCGCACGGCGGCAAGGCTGATTTTGAATCAACCCAATGGGATTATTAA
- a CDS encoding sucrose-specific PTS transporter subunit IIBC, with protein MSENQRIAQEVIHAIGGKENIASFAHCATRLRIMVKDKEKIDQKTVENIEKVKGAFFNSGQYQIIFGTGTVNRIFEEVEKLGIEGSSKDDVKSQGKKEGNAFQRAIRTFGDVFVPIIPVLVATGLFMGLRGLLTQNEILALFGATPDDISANFLLFTQILTDTAFAFLPALVAWSAFRVFGGSPVLGIVLGLMLVNPALPNAYAVADGSAQPLHMFGFIPVVGYQGSVLPAFFVGLIGAKFEKVLRRRVPEALDLILTPFITLTVMITLGLFAIGPVFHSLEEWVLHGTTAVLDLPFGIAGIIIGFFHQIIVVTGVHHIFNFLEIQLLEKTGFNPFNAIITCAMAAQGAACLAVGLKTKNMKLKALALPSSLSAFLGITEPAIFGVNLRYMKPFIMGLVGGGVGGFIASLFHLQGTGMAVTVIPGTLLYLNSQLPLYILSNVVAMAIAFALTWFFGYKDQPVAEESVSHDNSGVTSTEVKAEESNPRINSVTDAVTSNRPKVDFLEIASPMNGTVVALEQVPDPAFSKKHMGEGIAIEPSEGKVYAPFDGVIAHVMNKSKHAVILEHETGVQMLVHIGINTVGLKGNGFTAHVNSGDRVTAGQLLIEFDMDVIQAAGLPLITPVLIPSGNEAIATVTATSTGRVQANGEAVLIVKFTEPQ; from the coding sequence ATGTCGGAGAATCAACGCATTGCCCAGGAAGTCATTCATGCCATCGGGGGCAAAGAGAATATCGCATCTTTTGCACATTGTGCAACACGTCTTCGGATCATGGTGAAGGATAAAGAGAAGATTGATCAGAAAACGGTCGAGAATATCGAGAAGGTGAAAGGCGCTTTTTTCAACTCAGGTCAATATCAGATTATCTTCGGTACGGGAACGGTGAATCGAATCTTTGAAGAGGTCGAGAAGCTGGGAATCGAAGGATCGTCCAAGGATGATGTGAAGAGTCAGGGGAAAAAGGAAGGAAATGCTTTTCAGCGGGCTATCCGCACATTTGGTGACGTATTTGTACCCATCATTCCCGTACTGGTAGCTACAGGTTTGTTCATGGGATTACGCGGATTACTTACCCAGAATGAAATTCTGGCGTTGTTCGGTGCAACACCGGATGATATCTCGGCCAATTTCCTGTTGTTCACTCAGATTCTGACGGATACGGCCTTTGCATTCTTACCTGCACTTGTAGCGTGGTCCGCGTTCCGTGTATTCGGCGGAAGTCCGGTGCTTGGTATCGTACTGGGGCTAATGCTGGTCAATCCGGCATTACCCAATGCTTACGCGGTGGCAGATGGATCAGCACAGCCGCTGCATATGTTCGGTTTTATACCTGTCGTGGGTTATCAAGGATCGGTTCTGCCTGCGTTCTTTGTAGGTTTGATTGGAGCCAAGTTTGAGAAGGTACTAAGAAGACGGGTACCTGAGGCACTGGACTTAATTCTGACTCCTTTTATTACGTTGACAGTCATGATTACGCTTGGACTCTTCGCGATTGGCCCCGTGTTCCATTCCCTAGAAGAGTGGGTGCTGCATGGAACAACTGCCGTATTGGATCTTCCGTTTGGCATCGCAGGTATCATCATTGGTTTCTTCCATCAGATTATTGTCGTTACCGGTGTGCATCACATCTTTAATTTCCTGGAGATTCAATTGCTGGAGAAGACGGGATTCAACCCATTCAACGCAATTATCACCTGTGCTATGGCTGCACAAGGAGCCGCTTGTCTTGCCGTAGGTCTGAAGACCAAAAATATGAAACTCAAAGCACTCGCGTTACCGTCGTCTTTGTCCGCATTTCTGGGCATTACCGAGCCAGCGATCTTTGGTGTTAACTTGCGTTATATGAAACCATTTATTATGGGACTGGTTGGTGGTGGTGTAGGTGGTTTCATCGCTTCCCTGTTCCATCTGCAGGGTACAGGTATGGCTGTAACGGTTATTCCCGGTACATTGCTTTATCTGAACAGCCAACTGCCGTTGTACATATTGTCCAACGTGGTTGCCATGGCTATTGCTTTTGCACTTACTTGGTTCTTCGGATATAAGGATCAACCGGTTGCAGAGGAATCGGTGAGCCATGACAACAGTGGAGTAACATCAACTGAAGTTAAAGCAGAGGAATCTAATCCGCGTATTAATTCAGTTACCGATGCCGTTACAAGCAATCGTCCTAAGGTAGATTTTCTCGAAATCGCTTCGCCAATGAACGGTACCGTCGTTGCTCTGGAGCAGGTTCCTGACCCGGCGTTCTCGAAAAAACACATGGGTGAGGGCATTGCCATTGAGCCATCAGAAGGCAAAGTGTATGCACCGTTTGATGGTGTCATCGCACATGTCATGAACAAGAGTAAACATGCGGTGATTCTGGAGCATGAGACAGGTGTACAGATGCTGGTTCATATCGGAATTAATACGGTTGGACTAAAAGGAAACGGTTTTACCGCGCATGTGAATAGCGGAGATCGTGTAACTGCAGGACAATTATTGATTGAATTCGATATGGATGTCATTCAGGCTGCGGGTCTGCCGTTGATTACACCTGTGCTGATTCCAAGCGGGAATGAAGCGATAGCAACTGTTACTGCAACCTCAACCGGTCGTGTGCAAGCCAATGGGGAAGCAGTACTGATAGTGAAATTTACTGAGCCACAATAG
- a CDS encoding manganese catalase family protein, translating to MFKRVDRLAIELPISNNPDPNGASAVQELLGGKFGEMSTLNNYMFQSFNFRGRSKLRPFYDIVASITAEEFGHVELVANTINLMLEGSTSPGAPDSTPLRVGKDARMTSHFIESAQTALPYDSMGRPWNGSYVVSSGNLIFDLLHNFFLECGARTHKMRVYEMTDNKTAREMTGYLLVRGGVHVLAYAKALEIATGVDVTKMFPIPRLDNKAFETTRKWEAMGEHRRLYTFSDKDYQGIAQIWKGVHPTDGGKLEAFAGLPGYGGPVPELPDLPEEFAPGISAEDLMQIAERLKRHAGL from the coding sequence ATGTTTAAACGTGTAGACCGTCTTGCCATCGAACTGCCCATATCGAATAATCCAGACCCCAATGGAGCTAGTGCGGTTCAGGAGTTACTGGGTGGAAAGTTCGGGGAAATGTCGACGTTGAATAATTATATGTTTCAATCTTTCAATTTCAGAGGCAGGTCCAAGCTACGTCCCTTCTACGATATCGTCGCCAGTATAACCGCCGAAGAATTCGGCCATGTCGAACTTGTTGCCAATACGATTAACCTGATGCTTGAGGGTTCCACTTCACCAGGCGCACCCGACTCCACCCCGCTGCGTGTTGGCAAAGATGCACGTATGACCTCACATTTTATCGAATCGGCCCAGACAGCGCTGCCTTATGACTCCATGGGAAGACCCTGGAATGGTTCGTACGTCGTGAGTAGTGGCAATCTGATCTTCGACCTGCTGCATAATTTTTTTCTTGAATGCGGAGCTAGGACGCACAAAATGAGAGTCTACGAAATGACGGACAACAAGACAGCCCGTGAAATGACAGGTTATCTGCTTGTTCGTGGAGGTGTGCATGTTCTGGCCTATGCCAAGGCATTGGAGATTGCAACGGGTGTGGATGTAACGAAGATGTTCCCTATTCCGCGACTGGATAACAAAGCTTTTGAAACGACACGAAAATGGGAAGCGATGGGCGAGCACCGCAGGCTGTACACGTTTAGTGACAAGGATTATCAGGGCATTGCTCAGATCTGGAAAGGAGTACATCCAACCGATGGTGGCAAACTGGAGGCTTTTGCCGGCTTGCCGGGTTATGGAGGGCCAGTACCTGAGCTGCCTGATCTGCCGGAAGAATTCGCGCCAGGGATATCCGCAGAAGATCTGATGCAGATTGCAGAGCGACTGAAACGGCACGCTGGTCTATAG
- a CDS encoding cellulase family glycosylhydrolase, which translates to MMKKNRKPILSLTLVTAMILSLFSSAMASAATDNSEQATTSAAPSKMQAYVNAMEPGWNLGNSLDAVGEDETAWGNPRITKELIQSIASEGYNSIRIPVTWEAHIGNSPDYTIDAAYMNRVQEVVNWALDADLYVMINLHHDSWRWISYMEKDHDNVLARYNAAWTQIADKFKNASDKLMFESVNEPRFSEGGTTDAAIGYRMLDELNTSFHRIVRTSGGNNETRPLVLPTMHTSSAQPDLDELNKTIQKLNDTNIIATVHYYGFWPFSVNIAGNTTYNEEVQKDITDTFDRVYNAFTAKGIPVIVGEYGLLGFDQHTGVIEQGEKLKFFEFVGHYLRQKQMATMLWDNGQHFGRTSFTWSDQELFNTMQASWTGRSSTAETDLVYLKQNEAIQDKKVKLNLNGNKFNSLKNGTTPLVRGKDYTIRKDVLTLKSNLLTKLTASGDLGVNATLTAGFNQGADWNFNIIKYDTPTLSDATGTTSAFAIPTTFNGNQLATMEATYANGENAGPQNWTSFKEFSYTFSPDYDRNVIELKPNFFNETNDGEVTLKFHFWNGDVITYKITKNGTSVVGVASK; encoded by the coding sequence TTGATGAAAAAAAACCGTAAACCGATCCTCTCTCTTACACTTGTAACTGCCATGATTCTGTCTCTGTTCTCTTCGGCTATGGCTTCCGCTGCAACTGACAATAGTGAACAAGCCACTACCTCAGCTGCGCCAAGCAAAATGCAGGCCTACGTGAACGCCATGGAGCCTGGATGGAATCTGGGTAACTCTCTGGATGCCGTTGGTGAAGATGAAACTGCCTGGGGCAACCCGCGCATTACAAAGGAACTGATTCAATCGATTGCGAGTGAGGGCTACAACAGTATCCGTATCCCTGTGACCTGGGAAGCCCACATCGGTAACTCACCCGACTATACAATTGATGCCGCTTACATGAATCGGGTTCAAGAAGTAGTAAACTGGGCCCTCGATGCCGATCTCTATGTCATGATCAATCTTCACCATGATTCCTGGCGTTGGATCAGTTACATGGAGAAAGACCATGACAACGTACTTGCACGTTACAACGCTGCTTGGACTCAGATTGCGGACAAATTCAAAAATGCATCCGATAAACTCATGTTTGAAAGTGTTAACGAACCACGTTTCTCTGAAGGTGGCACAACCGATGCAGCAATTGGATATCGCATGCTGGACGAGTTGAATACTTCATTTCACAGAATCGTAAGAACTTCGGGTGGGAACAACGAGACACGTCCGCTTGTTCTTCCAACGATGCATACCTCTTCTGCTCAACCGGATCTGGATGAACTGAATAAAACCATTCAAAAATTGAATGACACCAATATTATTGCAACCGTTCACTACTACGGGTTCTGGCCATTCAGTGTGAACATCGCAGGTAACACCACGTATAACGAAGAAGTACAAAAAGACATTACCGATACATTCGATCGGGTATACAACGCTTTTACAGCTAAAGGCATCCCGGTGATCGTTGGTGAGTATGGCTTGCTTGGGTTTGATCAGCACACAGGTGTCATTGAGCAAGGTGAAAAGCTGAAATTCTTCGAATTTGTTGGACATTACCTGCGTCAAAAACAGATGGCAACGATGTTATGGGACAATGGGCAGCATTTCGGACGTACAAGCTTTACTTGGTCTGACCAAGAATTATTCAATACGATGCAAGCCAGCTGGACTGGTCGATCATCCACAGCTGAAACGGACCTCGTATATCTTAAACAAAATGAAGCCATCCAAGATAAAAAAGTAAAACTTAATCTAAATGGCAACAAATTCAATTCCTTGAAGAACGGCACTACGCCTCTTGTCAGAGGTAAAGACTATACGATCAGAAAAGATGTACTTACGTTAAAATCCAACCTGTTAACCAAATTGACAGCCTCTGGTGATTTAGGTGTAAATGCCACACTCACAGCAGGATTCAACCAAGGTGCCGACTGGAACTTTAATATCATTAAATATGACACACCTACGTTGAGCGATGCGACTGGAACGACCAGTGCATTTGCTATTCCGACTACGTTTAACGGCAATCAACTCGCTACCATGGAAGCGACATATGCAAACGGAGAAAACGCCGGTCCACAGAACTGGACTTCGTTCAAAGAGTTCTCCTATACATTTAGCCCAGATTACGATCGTAATGTGATTGAGCTGAAACCAAACTTCTTCAATGAAACCAATGATGGCGAAGTAACCCTTAAGTTCCACTTCTGGAACGGAGATGTGATTACGTACAAAATCACGAAAAATGGAACCAGCGTTGTTGGCGTAGCTTCCAAATAA
- a CDS encoding amidohydrolase family protein, translating to MKLDAHQHFWEYNIAEYGWIGEEMNAIRQSFLPEDLEPILVQCGMNGCIAVQARQSLTETEWLLQLADRYECIKGVVGWVDLCSDDVRNQLELLASNPYLKGVRHVIQDEPDLQYVLREDFQRGISSLKEYDLAYDLLVSKEQLPYAVELVKTFPEQRFVLDHLAKPDIKSGMLSPWKESLESLAAQPNAYCKLSGLVTEADWKNWTPSDFTAYLNIAIEAFGVDRLMFGSDWPVSNLAASYNDVCGLITTHMNALPIADQQMILGGTCATFYQIS from the coding sequence ATGAAGCTGGATGCACATCAACATTTCTGGGAATACAATATCGCCGAGTATGGGTGGATTGGAGAAGAGATGAATGCCATTCGTCAATCTTTTCTTCCGGAAGATCTTGAACCTATATTAGTCCAATGCGGAATGAACGGATGTATTGCAGTCCAAGCCAGACAATCATTGACAGAAACCGAGTGGCTTCTGCAATTGGCAGACCGGTACGAGTGTATCAAAGGTGTTGTCGGATGGGTGGATCTTTGTTCGGATGATGTTCGAAATCAGCTTGAACTGCTCGCGTCCAATCCGTATTTGAAGGGAGTGCGTCATGTCATACAGGATGAACCTGATCTTCAGTATGTATTGAGAGAAGACTTTCAGCGTGGTATTTCATCGCTCAAAGAGTATGATTTGGCCTATGATCTGTTGGTATCCAAGGAGCAACTGCCTTATGCCGTTGAACTGGTTAAGACGTTTCCTGAACAGCGATTTGTACTTGATCATCTAGCCAAACCCGACATCAAATCAGGTATGCTCTCACCATGGAAAGAATCACTTGAATCATTGGCCGCACAACCGAACGCGTACTGTAAACTTTCAGGACTAGTCACGGAAGCAGATTGGAAAAATTGGACTCCGAGCGACTTTACAGCCTATCTGAATATCGCCATAGAAGCATTTGGAGTAGACCGGTTAATGTTTGGGTCCGATTGGCCAGTAAGCAATCTTGCGGCTTCCTATAATGATGTATGCGGTCTCATTACAACTCACATGAATGCCCTACCTATAGCAGATCAACAGATGATTCTTGGTGGTACATGTGCCACGTTTTATCAAATATCGTAG